Proteins encoded by one window of Halomonas sp. SH5A2:
- a CDS encoding carbohydrate ABC transporter permease — protein sequence MTTSHSSAPEGARSAALTARRSRGTKVRRQRVKAAWLFLTPMLIALALVAGWPLFRTFFLSFTDASLSDLGTANFIGFENYLVHDNGRWFGILADSVWWQSVWNTVYFSVVSVSLEVVFGVIVALILNAEFKGRTIVRAAVLIPWAIPTIVSAQMWAWMLNDQFGIINHMLMGIGVIDDPIAWTASATYSMWAVIMVDVWKTIPFVALLVLAALQMLPKDCYEAAEVDGIHPVRVFFKVTLPLITPALMVAVIFRLLDALRVFDVIYVLTSNSTSTMSMSVYARQQLVEFQDVGYGSAASTLLFLIIALATIAYIYAGRKQLQLGGDA from the coding sequence ATGACGACTTCTCACTCAAGCGCGCCCGAAGGGGCGCGCTCGGCCGCATTAACAGCGCGGCGCTCTCGCGGCACCAAGGTGCGGCGCCAGCGCGTCAAAGCAGCCTGGTTATTCCTAACCCCCATGCTGATCGCGCTAGCACTGGTGGCTGGCTGGCCTTTATTTCGCACCTTCTTTTTAAGTTTTACCGACGCCTCGCTGTCTGACCTGGGTACGGCCAACTTTATCGGCTTCGAGAACTACCTGGTTCACGATAATGGTCGCTGGTTTGGCATTTTAGCCGACTCTGTATGGTGGCAGTCGGTATGGAATACCGTCTACTTCTCGGTGGTGTCGGTATCGCTTGAAGTGGTTTTTGGCGTGATCGTCGCGCTGATTCTCAACGCTGAGTTCAAAGGGCGCACCATCGTGCGTGCCGCCGTGCTGATTCCCTGGGCCATCCCCACTATTGTCTCGGCACAGATGTGGGCATGGATGCTTAACGACCAGTTCGGCATCATCAACCACATGCTGATGGGTATTGGGGTAATCGACGACCCTATTGCCTGGACCGCCAGCGCCACCTACTCGATGTGGGCGGTCATCATGGTCGACGTGTGGAAAACCATTCCGTTTGTCGCCCTGCTGGTGCTTGCTGCGCTGCAGATGCTGCCCAAGGACTGTTACGAGGCCGCCGAGGTCGATGGCATTCATCCGGTACGAGTGTTTTTCAAGGTAACGCTACCGCTGATCACCCCAGCCCTGATGGTGGCGGTCATTTTCCGCCTGCTCGACGCGCTGCGCGTGTTCGACGTGATCTACGTACTGACATCGAATTCGACCAGCACCATGTCGATGTCGGTCTACGCTCGCCAGCAACTGGTTGAATTCCAGGACGTTGGCTATGGCAGCGCGGCGTCTACGCTGCTGTTCCTGATTATCGCCCTGGCGACCATTGCCTACATTTATGCCGGCCGCAAGCAACTGCAACTGGGAGGTGACGCATGA
- a CDS encoding ABC transporter substrate-binding protein, producing the protein MKKTLLTTAIALASATGGISQAQAADLTISCGAVGAELTLCEEGIEAWEEKTGHEVDVVSTPNSSTERLSLYQQILSANSSDIDVMQIDVVWPGLLANHLLDLREVLGDDAAAGHFETIVTNNTIDDRLVAMPWFTDAGVLYYREDLLEKHGHDVPTTWQELTETAREIKQAEREAGNDRMQGYVFQGRAYEGLTVNALEWVASHGGGNVVEADGEVSINNAQAAEALDLAASWIGDISPNGVLNYTEEEARGVFQGGNAVFMRNWPYAWSLAQSDNSDVRDKVGVTQLPAGGEDGESAAGLGGWNLAVSRYTEKPELAADLVAFLTSEEEQKRRAIQASYNPTIDALYQDEEVLDAVPFFGTLYETFTNAVARPSAPTGDAYGRVSNAFFSASHEVLSGTKDGAQAVEDLENELLRLKRRNW; encoded by the coding sequence ATGAAAAAGACGCTTTTAACGACCGCCATTGCACTCGCCAGCGCAACCGGGGGCATCAGCCAGGCCCAGGCGGCTGACCTGACCATTTCATGCGGTGCCGTGGGTGCCGAACTGACGCTTTGCGAAGAAGGCATTGAAGCCTGGGAAGAAAAAACCGGTCATGAGGTCGATGTGGTCTCAACGCCCAACTCTTCCACCGAGCGTTTATCGCTTTACCAACAGATCCTGTCGGCTAACTCCAGCGATATCGACGTCATGCAAATTGACGTTGTCTGGCCGGGGCTGCTGGCCAACCACCTGCTGGATTTACGCGAGGTGCTGGGTGACGACGCCGCTGCCGGACATTTCGAGACCATCGTGACCAATAACACCATCGACGACCGTCTGGTCGCCATGCCGTGGTTTACCGATGCGGGCGTGCTCTACTACCGGGAAGACCTGCTCGAAAAACACGGCCATGACGTCCCCACCACCTGGCAAGAACTTACCGAGACTGCCCGCGAGATCAAACAGGCCGAGCGAGAGGCAGGTAACGACCGCATGCAGGGCTATGTCTTCCAGGGACGCGCCTATGAAGGTTTGACGGTGAACGCGCTGGAATGGGTAGCTAGCCACGGTGGCGGCAATGTTGTCGAGGCCGACGGCGAAGTCAGCATCAATAACGCACAGGCGGCCGAAGCGCTTGACCTGGCGGCCTCCTGGATCGGCGACATCTCGCCCAATGGCGTGCTGAATTACACCGAAGAAGAAGCCCGCGGCGTGTTCCAGGGTGGTAACGCTGTCTTCATGCGTAACTGGCCCTATGCCTGGTCGCTGGCACAAAGTGACAATAGCGATGTACGCGATAAGGTGGGCGTCACCCAGTTACCGGCGGGCGGTGAAGACGGTGAAAGCGCCGCTGGCCTGGGTGGCTGGAACCTGGCGGTATCACGCTATACCGAAAAACCTGAACTGGCCGCCGATCTCGTCGCCTTTCTAACCAGTGAAGAGGAGCAGAAGCGGCGCGCCATTCAAGCCTCTTATAACCCCACTATCGATGCGCTCTACCAGGATGAAGAGGTGCTAGACGCTGTCCCGTTCTTCGGCACTCTTTACGAGACATTCACCAATGCGGTGGCACGCCCATCAGCCCCCACCGGTGATGCCTACGGCCGGGTGAGCAACGCCTTCTTTAGCGCTTCGCATGAAGTACTGTCGGGCACGAAAGATGGCGCCCAAGCCGTTGAGGATCTGGAAAACGAGCTTCTACGTTTGAAGCGTCGTAACTGGTAA